From a region of the Paenibacillus segetis genome:
- a CDS encoding DUF5665 domain-containing protein, which produces MIHRNGKVSGTGVVNSEEETIPGTPEEQISALYRLTLTWTRQLERSRIAEYTELLNRPWRLIWLNILSGVAKGVGIAVGFTFFAATIIYVLQLLGALNLPIIGDYIADIVRIVQRQLDLNTY; this is translated from the coding sequence ATGATTCATCGTAATGGAAAGGTATCTGGAACAGGAGTCGTCAATTCCGAAGAAGAGACCATCCCTGGAACTCCAGAAGAGCAGATTAGTGCGCTGTACCGCTTGACGTTGACTTGGACTAGGCAGCTTGAACGATCACGCATTGCAGAATATACCGAACTGTTAAACCGTCCCTGGCGCCTGATATGGCTTAATATCCTTTCTGGAGTAGCCAAAGGTGTCGGAATCGCGGTTGGCTTTACTTTTTTTGCGGCGACGATCATTTATGTGCTGCAGCTGCTCGGTGCGCTCAATCTCCCTATTATTGGTGATTATATTGCCGACATCGTTCGGATCGTCCAACGACAGCTTGATCTTAATACGTATTAG